The genome window AGCATTCAATGACCAGGTTGGTTTTGACGGAATGGTTCTTACAAAACTTGATGGTGACTCACGAGGCGGCTGTGCCCTTTCTATAAGGGCTGTTGTCGGTAAACCGATTAAGTTTATCTCCAACGGAGAAAAACTTGATGCGGTTGATAATTTTTATCCCGACCGGCTTGCATCGCGCATTCTTGGAAAAGGAGATGTGATCTCCCTCGTTGAGAAAGCCCAGCAGCATTTTGAAGAAATTGATACTGAAAAACTTGAAGCTAAACTGAGGAAGAATCAGTTTGATTTTGATGACTTCTTAAGCCAGATTAAGCTGCTTAAAAAACTCGGGCCGGTTTCTTCACTGATGTCCATGATACCGGGCATGAGCAATATGAAGAACGCGAAAGTTGACGAGAAGGCGTTTATAAGAATTGAAGCAATTATCAATTCCATGACGCCTCATGAAAGAAGTACGCCAAAAGTACTGAACGGAAGCAGAAGAAAAAGAATTGCCCGCGGAAGCGGAACAACACTGCAGGACGTAAACCGCCTGCTGAAACAGTTTCAGGAAATGCAGACAATGATCAGCAGACTGAACAGATCGGGTTTCAATCCGAAAGGAATGCTCCCGAAGAATTTTAAATTAAACTAAATATATACTAATTGGAGGCATAACACTTGGCAGTAAAGCTAAGATTACGCAGGATGGGTAAAAAGAGACAGCCATATTATAAGCTGGTTGCCGCTGATTCCCGTTCACCCCGCGATGGAAAGTTTCTTGAGGCGGTTGGCATCTATAATCCGATGACACAGCCCCATCAGCTTGAGATCAGCGAGGAAGCAGCAATTAAATGGCTGCAAAACGGAGCACAGCCCACAGACACAGTAAAAAGTTTGCTGAGTCAGAAGGGCATTATGCTTAAATATGATTTATTAAAACGCGGATTAGCTCCTGAAGCTATCGAAGCAGAAGTTGCAAGCTGGCAGAAACTGAAAGAAACTGCTGCAGCTAACAAGACCGCAAAAAAAGCAAAGAAAAAATCCAAAGGTACTGAAGGAGCGTAGGTTGCAGCTCCTGAAATTAAACCGGAAGTAAACAGCTTCTTTTCTTCTTACACTCCGGTGCGGCGTGTACCTTCAACATCGAGCACCTAACCAAATACGGAGGACGGACCATGAAAGAATTCATTGAGTTCATTGCGAAGAACATTGTTGATGATCCCTCACAAGTTCATGTTGAGGAATTACAGAAGGAGGATGGTACGACCATCCTGAGGCTTAAAGTGGCTCAGGGTGAGACCGGAAAAGTCATCGGCAAGGGTGGTAAAACTGCACAGGCAATCAGGCTTCTGCTTGCTGCTGCAGGCCGTAAGGACGGAAAAAAGGTTAATTTCGAGATACTTGACTGACAACCAGCAGAATATGTTCAGGATAGCTAAAGTATCCGCTGCTGATGAAAAACGAGGATACTTTCTTCTTGAACTGTTCACTGATTTCCCTGAAAAACTGCTTTCGGTTAAAGAAATTTCCGTTCAGATTCAGGGAAAGATGAAAATACTGACAATTGAAGATGCTGTCCTGAGAAATCAGCAGTGTCTTATACGATTTAAGGGTATTGACCCGGTTGCTGATAAGCCGCTTTTACTGCATGCAGAGTTGTTTCTGCCTGATGAAATGCTCGAAAAACTTTCCGATCATGAATGGTATATCCATGACCTGATCGGCAGTGAGGTATATAAAAACGGCGAATTATTCGGCAGTATTGAGGATGTCCTCAGTCTGAAATCAAACGACGTCTGGCAGATAAGAAAAACCGACGGGAGTGAATATCTGCTTCCGGCACTGAAGGAATTGATATCTGAATTCAGACCGCATGAAAAAAAACTGATTCTGAAAGACGGAGAGGAGTTTTATGAGGATTGATATACTCTCTGCCGTTCCGGATCTGATGCACAGCCCGCTTAATACGAGCATCATCAAGCGGGGCCGGGACAAAGGACTTGTTACCATTGAGGTGCACAATATCAGGGATTATGCCCATGATAAACACCGGATGATAGATGACAGGCCATTTGGGGGGCAGCCGGGTATGCTGCTTAAGCCCGAACCGCTCTTTGAAGCAATTGAAACTTTGAATCAACGGTATCAGTATGATACCATGATATTCACTTCTCCGCGGGGAAAGATATTTGATCAGAAAGATGCAAACCGCCTCTCTTTGAAACAGAATATACTTTTTGTTGCGGGACACTACAAGGGTATTGATCAGCGTGTTGTTGATACCTTTGCTCAGGAAGAATTCTCTATAGGCAAATTTGTGCTGAGCGGAGGAGAACTCCCCGCTTTACTGCTTGTGGATGCAATTGTTCGTCTTATTCCCGGAGTACTGGGAGACAGCGAGTCAGCATTAAATGATTCGTTTATGGATGGTGAAGCCATTGAAGCACCGGCCTACACGCGTCCCGCTGAATTCAGAGGGATGAAGATTCCCGATGTTTTGCTTACGGGCAATCACGGCAAAATTAAGGAATGGCAAAAAGAACAGTCGGTTATTCAGACCGAGATATGGAAGAAAAACAATAATATTTTTTAGTGGAGTTAAGCACTATGTTCAGCATAAATAATCTGTTAGAAACTGAAAATCGTACTGATTATCCGGATTTTCATCCCGGAGACCATGTTAAGGTTTATGTAAAAATTATCGAAGGCGATAAGGAAAGAGAACAGCCCTTTGAAGGTGATGTAATCAGCATCAGAGGCAGCAAGGAAAACAAAACCTTTATCGTAAGAAAAATTTCCAATGGTGTCGGCGTTGAAAGAATTTTCCCTTTCAACTCACCAAAGATCACCAAGATTGAGCTCCTGAAGCGCGGTGATGTCCGCAGAGCAAAACTGTTCTACCTCAGAAAACTCTCAGGTAAAGCAGCTAGAATTAAAACCAAGAAAAGCTAAAAGCTTTTAAGAGTTTTTCTATTATGAGCCGGCCTGCTCAGAAGTAGTGCCGGCTTTTTTTGTTTTAAAATTTTACTGAAGCAGGCGAGCTTTGTGCAACGTTGCCAGGGCCGAGAGAACCGGGATTTGAGTTATAAGGGGAAAGGACTCTACAGGAAAACACCTGTACTTCATGATGAAGCAGTCAGTTATGGTAAATGTAAGTACTGTTTCAGTTTTGTTCGATTGCGGTCAGTGTTTTGTCAACAAGAACAATAACACGCACTGTTCCTGTAATGGTCACTTTTTCACCCGGAGAGGGGAGAGGTGATTTGGTAATCACCGGAATCTGTCCGGTTTTATCTGAGATCAGATAATATGAGATCACTTCAAGATCAAAAACTTCGGTCACGCTGCCGCTGACAGTAACCCGGTGATTGGTATACTGCCGGATATTTTCGTGGATTTCCCCAATGTCTGTTTCAGAACTGCATCCGGAAAAGATCAGACTGAATATTCCGGCAATGTATATTTTCCTGAAGTATGCCACAGGGTAAAGAGTATATTAATGAAAATTCTTTCCTGAAGATAATAAAAAAGGGATTCCCTTTTTCAAGAGAATCCCTTTTATAAGGAGGGAAAAGTTTACTTCTTCTGTACTAACTGTGCGTTAATTGCGATGTTAACGGTTTTATCTACCACAGATCCGCCAAGCTCAGTGAGAGCATTCCATTTCAGACCGTAATCAAAGCGGTCAACCGCTCCTGAAACTTTGTAGCCTGCTTTGGTATTTCCGTAAGGATCTTTTACTGACCCGAGATAATTTACATCAAGAGTAACTTCTCTAGTTACATCTCTCATGGTCAGATTACCGGTAACCTTAAATTTCTTGTCGCCAGCTTTGGTAATCTTAGTGCTTTTGAAAGCGATTTTCGGGAATTTTTCAGCATTAAAGAAATCATCACTTTTCAGGTGATTATCTCTCATGGTATTGTCAGTGTTGATAGTATTTACATCAATTGAAAACTCAATTGTTGCGCCTTCCAGATCGCCGTCTTTCTTAGTAACTACTTTTCCTTCATAACCTGAGAAAAAGCCGTCAACTTCAGAAATCATCAGGTGGGTCACGGTAAACTTAACATTTGAGTGAGATTTGTCGAATGACCATTCGGTCTGGGCATTCAGTGAAAAAGTGAAAAGAAGAGCAAAAAGTCCTGATAAGAACTGTTTCATGGGAACCTCCTTGTGTTAATGATTATTAATAAAAAACTCTGATACAAATATATGTAGCTACATTTAATATCACAACATATAATTAGGTCAAAAAAATGTCCCTAATTCTTAAATTAGGGTAACAAAAGAAAAATTTATGCGCTTACTACTACCAGATAACATCTACTTCAGGGCTTTAGTTTCAGTTTTACCTCAGGAAAAAGGTATTACTGCCGGATTTCTGCCCTCTGCATCTATCATCTCAGCTATTACTTCCGGGGAAGCGGATGTGGCATTTCTTCCGTCCCTTTACCTGACAAATGATGAGTCCCTGAGAATTTCATCAAAAATAGGTCTTTCTTTTGAGGGACTGGGGAGCACCTCATACCTGGTGCTGCATGAAGTACCTGAGGAGGGAAGACCTGATATCAGCATTACCGGTGATCATTCAGCCCAGGAGGCACTCATGGCTAAAATGCTGATGAATGAGCTTTACACCATCGAGCCGAAGTTCCACATTAAAACTCCGGAAGATGCATTGCATGATAAAAATATCATTTTAGCAGGGGACCTGGCATTTATTTCTGGAAAGTACAGGGAAGCATTATCTTTCGCTGAAGAGGTGGTTGAGATGGGTGATCTTCCTTACCTGAATTTTGTTCTTTGCGCAAAAGACAGCGGAAAGGGGAAGCAGGCGGAGAAAATTATTCTTGAGGCGGTTGACAAATTTTACGATGCACTTGAAGGGGAAGAGCTTTTCGGACTGGATCCTGAAAGCAGACAATTCGTCAGGGAAAATATGCAGAATACCATCCTTGATATTGATGAGGCGGATCTTGAAGGGCTGAATAATCTCCTCAGAATGTTATTCTATGAGGGACTGGCTGACGATATACGGGAACTGAAGTTTTTTGAGTGATAGCACTCAGGTTCAACTCTTACTTGCTCTCAGAAATTGCAGGGAAAGTCCAAGATCTGTGGACTATTACGCAATAATAAAGTGTCGGATGATGACTAATGGTAATTTCTCAGGTTAATAAAAGCTCAAAAAAAAGGAGAGCATTTCTGCTCTCCTTTTCATTTAGAGATGGGGAAAATCAGATCGCAACATGCGAGACACTGAGTACGTTTGGATTTTCTTTAATTCGTTCGAGTGAGTCATGAGGCACGGCTGATTTCAGCTTCATGGTGCAGCAGGCAGCTATTCCTCCGTCAAAGATGATGTTTTCAACTTCTTCAACATTGATTTCGGTTTCGCGGATTACTGCGAGGATTGCTGCAAGTACTCCCGGCCGGTCATAGTGTTTTACTACCAGCTGATAACTTGCATCGGTAATCTTAGCGCGGTTGACCCAGTGAGCAATCATGCCGCTATGGACAAATTCTCTGATGATGCGCACGGTTTCAGCAGCAACGGCATTCTGTGCCTGTTCGGTTGATGCTCCGATATGATGGGTGACATAAACACCGGGGATATTCTGCAGTGGTGATGTAACCGGTCCATCTTTTGCTTCAGGTTCACCTTTAAATACGTCAACTGCAACACGGATACCTTTTTCTTTGATAGCTTCAATCATTGCAGCTTCATCAATAATATCCTGACGGCTGGTGTTAATCAGTAAAGCGCCTTTTTTCATATAGCTGAACATCTCTTTGTTAAAGAGACCTTTTGTCTGTGGTGTTGCGGGAAGATGTATGCTTACCACATCGCAGATGGGGAGTATCTGATCCATTTCAGAAAAATCTTTAATGGCAACACCTTCAATGCGTGATATATCCTTGCCATAGACATTCATGCCGAAAGCAAGTGCACGTTTGGAAAGTTCTTTTCCGATAGCGCCGACACCGATAACGGCGAGATTTTTACCGTAAAGGCCTTCTGCTTTTGAGTATTCACCCTTATTCCACTTACCTGCTCTGAAGTCTATAACATTGTCAGGAATGCGGCGGTCGAGTGAGATGATAAGCCCCATTGCCAGTTCAGCAACAGCAATGGAATTCATACCCGGGCAGTTTGCAACATATACGCCTTTTTTGTTTGCAGCAGCTATGTTGATGTTATTAACACCGGCGCCTGCTCTGATAATCAGGTTAAGCTGCTTGCCGCTCTCAATGGTTTCAGCGCTGACAACCGTTGAGCGGACAACCAGGATGTCAATATCCCCGATAACGCCGGGAAGATCTTTTTCCCCCAGTTTCGGGCTGTAAACAACATCCAGGTCAAGTGATTTCATTTCTTCGATATATATGTCGGGGAACTTATCCGCGACGAGTACTTTAATAGCCATGGTCGTATCCTTTTTATTTGTTAAGCATTGGAACTTGTACGTTGTGCTCAATTGCTGTTTTTACTGCAATATCATAGCCGGCATCAACATGTCTTATGACTCCCATTCCGGGGTCGGAAGTCAGAACCCTTTGCAAACGTTTTGCGGCAGCTTCAGATCCGTCCGCAACGATGACCATACCCGCATGAATGGAATTGCCAATACCCACTCCTCCGCCATGATGCACCGATACCCAGCTTGCCCCGCCAACAGCGTTTATCATAGCATTAAGAATCGGCCAGTCCGCTATTGCATCACTGCCGTCTTTCATCGCTTCGGTTTCGCGGTAAGGGGAGGCCACGGACCCGCAGTCAAGATGATCGCGTCCGATAACAATCGGGGCTTTTACTTTTCCTTTTGCTACCAGATCATTGAACACCTGTCCGATAAGGGCACGTTCACCGTAACCAAGCCAGCAGATGCGGGCGGGGAGCCCCTGGAAGTGAACTTTTTCCCGAGCCATTTTCAGCCAGTTGTGCAGATGAGTGTTTTCAGGGAGTGCCTTCATAACTGCTTCGTCTGTGATATATATATCCTCCGGATCTCCCGAGAGAGCTACCCAGCGGAAGGGACCTTTCCCTTCACAGAAAAGGGGACGTATGTATTCGGGAATAAAGCCGGGTATATCAAATGCATTCAGAACCCCCTCTTTTTTGGCTTCAGTGCGGATGTTATTTCCGTAGTCAAATGCTATTGCCCCTGCCTTTTGGAAATCCAGCATCGCCTGGACATGCACGGCGATGGTTTTGCCCGCAAGTTCTATATATTTCTTCGGATCGGAAGACCGCATCACGGCTGCATCCTCAAGTGACATCCCCATTGGCACGTAACCGTTAAGAGTATCATGAGCGGAAGTCTGGTCGGTAATAATATCGGGCCTGAATCCGCGTTTGAGCAGTTCGGGCAGAAGTTCTCCCGCATTGCCGGTTAAGCCGACAGAGAGTGCTTCCCCTTTATTTTTTGCATCAGTTACCAGATGTACGGCCTGGTCAACAGATTCCGCGATCACATCAAGGTATCCGGTGTCTATTCTCTTCTGCAGACGTGAACGGTCAACATCAATACCCAGGAATGCAGCACCGCACATAGTGGCAGCGAGCGGTTGAGCGCCACCCATGCCGCCGATTCCGGCCGTAAGGAGGATTTTTCCTTTAAGAGATCCGCCAAAATATCTTTTTGCGCATTCAGCAAAGGTTTCATACGTACCCTGAAGGATTCCCTGAGTGCCGATATATATCCAGCTTCCCGCGGTCATCTGGCCATACATGATAAGTCCGTTATCTTCCAGTTCCCTGAATTTTTCCCAGGAAGCCCAGGCTGGCACCAGCATGGAGTTGGAGATCAGCACACGCGGCGCATCCGGATGGCTTCTGAAGATACCAACCGGCTTACCGGACTGCACTAAAAGGGTTTCATCCTCTTCAAGAGACTGAAGGGATTTGATGATTGCGTAATAGCTTTCAGGATTCCTTGCGGCTTTTCCCTTGCCGCCATAAACGATCAGATCAGAGGGACGTTCTGCAACATCCGGGTCAAGATTATTCATCAGCATTCTCATTGCTGCTTCCTGAATCCATCCTTTGCAGCTTAATGAGGTGCCTTTAGCAGCCCTTATTTCGGGCAGTGTTTTCATATTCATTACTGATTCTTAAAATGA of Ignavibacteriales bacterium contains these proteins:
- a CDS encoding phosphoglycerate dehydrogenase → MAIKVLVADKFPDIYIEEMKSLDLDVVYSPKLGEKDLPGVIGDIDILVVRSTVVSAETIESGKQLNLIIRAGAGVNNINIAAANKKGVYVANCPGMNSIAVAELAMGLIISLDRRIPDNVIDFRAGKWNKGEYSKAEGLYGKNLAVIGVGAIGKELSKRALAFGMNVYGKDISRIEGVAIKDFSEMDQILPICDVVSIHLPATPQTKGLFNKEMFSYMKKGALLINTSRQDIIDEAAMIEAIKEKGIRVAVDVFKGEPEAKDGPVTSPLQNIPGVYVTHHIGASTEQAQNAVAAETVRIIREFVHSGMIAHWVNRAKITDASYQLVVKHYDRPGVLAAILAVIRETEINVEEVENIIFDGGIAACCTMKLKSAVPHDSLERIKENPNVLSVSHVAI
- the trmD gene encoding tRNA (guanosine(37)-N1)-methyltransferase TrmD, whose translation is MRIDILSAVPDLMHSPLNTSIIKRGRDKGLVTIEVHNIRDYAHDKHRMIDDRPFGGQPGMLLKPEPLFEAIETLNQRYQYDTMIFTSPRGKIFDQKDANRLSLKQNILFVAGHYKGIDQRVVDTFAQEEFSIGKFVLSGGELPALLLVDAIVRLIPGVLGDSESALNDSFMDGEAIEAPAYTRPAEFRGMKIPDVLLTGNHGKIKEWQKEQSVIQTEIWKKNNNIF
- the rpsP gene encoding 30S ribosomal protein S16, whose protein sequence is MAVKLRLRRMGKKRQPYYKLVAADSRSPRDGKFLEAVGIYNPMTQPHQLEISEEAAIKWLQNGAQPTDTVKSLLSQKGIMLKYDLLKRGLAPEAIEAEVASWQKLKETAAANKTAKKAKKKSKGTEGA
- the rplS gene encoding 50S ribosomal protein L19, translating into MFSINNLLETENRTDYPDFHPGDHVKVYVKIIEGDKEREQPFEGDVISIRGSKENKTFIVRKISNGVGVERIFPFNSPKITKIELLKRGDVRRAKLFYLRKLSGKAARIKTKKS
- a CDS encoding KH domain-containing protein, whose product is MKEFIEFIAKNIVDDPSQVHVEELQKEDGTTILRLKVAQGETGKVIGKGGKTAQAIRLLLAAAGRKDGKKVNFEILD
- the hutU gene encoding urocanate hydratase, with protein sequence MKTLPEIRAAKGTSLSCKGWIQEAAMRMLMNNLDPDVAERPSDLIVYGGKGKAARNPESYYAIIKSLQSLEEDETLLVQSGKPVGIFRSHPDAPRVLISNSMLVPAWASWEKFRELEDNGLIMYGQMTAGSWIYIGTQGILQGTYETFAECAKRYFGGSLKGKILLTAGIGGMGGAQPLAATMCGAAFLGIDVDRSRLQKRIDTGYLDVIAESVDQAVHLVTDAKNKGEALSVGLTGNAGELLPELLKRGFRPDIITDQTSAHDTLNGYVPMGMSLEDAAVMRSSDPKKYIELAGKTIAVHVQAMLDFQKAGAIAFDYGNNIRTEAKKEGVLNAFDIPGFIPEYIRPLFCEGKGPFRWVALSGDPEDIYITDEAVMKALPENTHLHNWLKMAREKVHFQGLPARICWLGYGERALIGQVFNDLVAKGKVKAPIVIGRDHLDCGSVASPYRETEAMKDGSDAIADWPILNAMINAVGGASWVSVHHGGGVGIGNSIHAGMVIVADGSEAAAKRLQRVLTSDPGMGVIRHVDAGYDIAVKTAIEHNVQVPMLNK
- the rimM gene encoding 16S rRNA processing protein RimM, which gives rise to MFRIAKVSAADEKRGYFLLELFTDFPEKLLSVKEISVQIQGKMKILTIEDAVLRNQQCLIRFKGIDPVADKPLLLHAELFLPDEMLEKLSDHEWYIHDLIGSEVYKNGELFGSIEDVLSLKSNDVWQIRKTDGSEYLLPALKELISEFRPHEKKLILKDGEEFYED
- a CDS encoding YceI family protein is translated as MKQFLSGLFALLFTFSLNAQTEWSFDKSHSNVKFTVTHLMISEVDGFFSGYEGKVVTKKDGDLEGATIEFSIDVNTINTDNTMRDNHLKSDDFFNAEKFPKIAFKSTKITKAGDKKFKVTGNLTMRDVTREVTLDVNYLGSVKDPYGNTKAGYKVSGAVDRFDYGLKWNALTELGGSVVDKTVNIAINAQLVQKK